The following coding sequences are from one Chanos chanos chromosome 12, fChaCha1.1, whole genome shotgun sequence window:
- the ndufs6 gene encoding NADH dehydrogenase [ubiquinone] iron-sulfur protein 6, mitochondrial: MAATVQRALSFGKNTRTLLNSLKVCTVPAQNYTVPVSQYGEKITHTGQVYDENDVRRARFTGRHKEVNPNFAITLVAEEPVTEIESRIVSCDGGGGALGHPKVYINLDKDTKVGTCGYCGLQFKQKHHH, translated from the exons ATGGCGGCGACCGTCCAGAGGGCTCTGTCCTTCGGTAAAAATACGAGGACTTTGCTTAATAGTTTGAAGGTGTGCACAGTACCTGCCCAAAACTACACTGTTCCAGTCTCTCAGTATGGGGAGAAGATCACTCATACAGGACAG GTGTATGATGAAAACGACGTAAGAAGAGCCAGATTCACTGGTAGACATAAAGAG GTGAACCCAAACTTCGCCATTACCTTGGTTGCAGAGGAACCCGTGACAGAGATAGAGTCCAGGATAGTGTCCTGTGACGGGGGCGGAGGGGCCCTTGGGCACCCCAAAGTCTACATCAACCtg GATAAGGACACAAAAGTGGGCACCTGTGGGTACTGTGGACTGCAGTTCAAACAGAAGCATCACCACTGA